Proteins encoded in a region of the Eschrichtius robustus isolate mEscRob2 chromosome 14, mEscRob2.pri, whole genome shotgun sequence genome:
- the MMP11 gene encoding stromelysin-3 isoform X2 — MAWAARLRGAATRALLLPLLLLLLPPPPLLARAPRSPDAHRRHPVRRGPQPWREAPPSSPAPAPTAQEAPQPAAGPRPPRCGVPDPLDGPSARNRQKRFVLSGGRWEKTDLTYRILRFPWQLVREQVRQTVAEALQVWSDVTPLTFTEVHEGHADIIIDFTRYWHGDNLPFDGPGGILAHAFFPKTHREGDVHFDYDETWTIGDNQGTDLLQVAAHEFGHVLGLQHTTAAKALMSPFYTFRYPLSLSPDDRRGIQHLYGRPRLAPTSRPPDLGPGAGVDTNEIAPLEPDAPPDACQVSFDAVATIRGELFFFKAGFVWRLRGGRLQPGYPALASRHWQGLPTSVDAAFEDAQGHIWFFQGAQYWVYDGEKPVLGPAPLSELGLLGSLVHAALVWGPEKNKIYFFRGGDYWRFHPSTRRVDSPVPRRATDWRGVPSEIDAAFQDADGYAYFLRGRLYWKFDPVKVKALEGFPRLVGPDFFGCTEPANTFR, encoded by the exons ATGGCTTGGGCCGCCCGGCTCCGCGGCGCGGCCACGCGCGCCCTCCTGctcccgctgctgctgctgctgctcccgccgccgccgctgctggcCCGGGCCCCGCGGTCGCCG GATGCCCACCGCCGCCACCCAGTGAGGAGGGGGCCGCAGCCCTGGCGTGAAGCTCCTCCCAGCAGCCCGGCACCTGCCCCGACTGCCCAGGAGGcccctcagcctgccgccggccCCAGACCTCCCCGCTGCGGCGTGCCTGACCCGCTGGACGGGCCAAGCGCCCGCAACCGACAAAAGCGGTTCGTGCTTTCTGGCGGGCGCTGGGAGAAGACGGACCTCACCTACAG gatCCTCCGGTTCCCATGGCAGCTGGTGCGGGAACAGGTGCGGCAGACGGTGGCAGAGGCCCTACAGGTATGGAGTGATGTGACGCCACTCACCTTTACCGAGGTGCACGAGGGCCACGCTGACATCATAATTGACTTCACCAG GTACTGGCATGGGGACAACCTGCCGTTTGATGGACCTGGGGGCATCCTGGCCCACGCCTTCTTCCCCAAGACCCACCGAGAAGGGGATGTCCACTTCGACTATGACGAGACCTGGACAATCGGGGACAACCAGG GCACAGACCTCCTGCAGGTGGCAGCCCACGAATTTGGCCATGTGCTAGGGCTGCAGCACACGACAGCTGCTAAGGCCCTCATGTCCCCTTTCTACACCTTCCGATACCCGCTGAGCCTCAGCCCAGATGACCGCAGGGGCATCCAGCACCTCTACGGCCGGCCTCGGCTAGCCCCCACCTCTAGGCCCCCAGACCTGGGCCCCGGGGCCGGAGTGGACACCAACGAGATTGCACCTCTGGAG CCAGACGCCCCACCAGATGCCTGCCAGGTCTCCTTTGATGCAGTCGCCACCATACGCGGCGAACTCTTCTTCTTCAAGGCAGGCTTTGTATGGCGGCTGCGCGGGGGCCGGCTGCAGCCCGGCTACCCTGCGCTGGCCTCGCGCCACTGGCAGGGGCTGCCCACCTCCGTGGATGCAGCCTTCGAGGATGCCCAGGGCCACATCTGGTTCTTCCAAG GAGCTCAATACTGGGTATACGATGGTGAGAAGCCAGTCCTGGGCCCCGCGCCCCTTTCTGAGCTGGGCCTGCTGGGGTCCCTGGTCCACGCCGCCCTGGTCTGGGGCCCCGAGAAGAACAAGATCTACTTCTTCCGAGGCGGAGACTACTGGCGCTTCCACCCCAGCACCCGCCGCGTGGACAGCCCCGTGCCCCGCCGGGCCACCGACTGGCGAGGGGTGCCCTCTGAGATCGACGCTGCCTTCCAGGATGCTGACG GCTATGCCTACTTCCTGCGAGGCCGCCTCTACTGGAAGTTTGACCCTGTGAAGGTGAAGGCCCTGGAGGGCTTCCCCCGCCTCGTGGGCCCTGACTTCTTTGGGTGTACCGAGCCTGCCAATACTTTCCGCTAA
- the MMP11 gene encoding stromelysin-3 isoform X3, whose amino-acid sequence MAWAARLRGAATRALLLPLLLLLLPPPPLLARAPRSPDAHRRHPVRRGPQPWREAPPSSPAPAPTAQEAPQPAAGPRPPRCGVPDPLDGPSARNRQKRFVLSGGRWEKTDLTYRILRFPWQLVREQVRQTVAEALQVWSDVTPLTFTEVHEGHADIIIDFTRYWHGDNLPFDGPGGILAHAFFPKTHREGDVHFDYDETWTIGDNQGTDLLQVAAHEFGHVLGLQHTTAAKALMSPFYTFRYPLSLSPDDRRGIQHLYGRPRLAPTSRPPDLGPGAGVDTNEIAPLETPHQMPARSPLMQSPPYAANSSSSRQALYGGCAGAGCSPATLRWPRATGRGCPPPWMQPSRMPRATSGSSKELNTGYTMVRSQSWAPRPFLSWACWGPWSTPPWSGAPRRTRSTSSEAETTGASTPAPAAWTAPCPAGPPTGEGCPLRSTLPSRMLTVSRNSAVAKVCPPGLPPVSTRPA is encoded by the exons ATGGCTTGGGCCGCCCGGCTCCGCGGCGCGGCCACGCGCGCCCTCCTGctcccgctgctgctgctgctgctcccgccgccgccgctgctggcCCGGGCCCCGCGGTCGCCG GATGCCCACCGCCGCCACCCAGTGAGGAGGGGGCCGCAGCCCTGGCGTGAAGCTCCTCCCAGCAGCCCGGCACCTGCCCCGACTGCCCAGGAGGcccctcagcctgccgccggccCCAGACCTCCCCGCTGCGGCGTGCCTGACCCGCTGGACGGGCCAAGCGCCCGCAACCGACAAAAGCGGTTCGTGCTTTCTGGCGGGCGCTGGGAGAAGACGGACCTCACCTACAG gatCCTCCGGTTCCCATGGCAGCTGGTGCGGGAACAGGTGCGGCAGACGGTGGCAGAGGCCCTACAGGTATGGAGTGATGTGACGCCACTCACCTTTACCGAGGTGCACGAGGGCCACGCTGACATCATAATTGACTTCACCAG GTACTGGCATGGGGACAACCTGCCGTTTGATGGACCTGGGGGCATCCTGGCCCACGCCTTCTTCCCCAAGACCCACCGAGAAGGGGATGTCCACTTCGACTATGACGAGACCTGGACAATCGGGGACAACCAGG GCACAGACCTCCTGCAGGTGGCAGCCCACGAATTTGGCCATGTGCTAGGGCTGCAGCACACGACAGCTGCTAAGGCCCTCATGTCCCCTTTCTACACCTTCCGATACCCGCTGAGCCTCAGCCCAGATGACCGCAGGGGCATCCAGCACCTCTACGGCCGGCCTCGGCTAGCCCCCACCTCTAGGCCCCCAGACCTGGGCCCCGGGGCCGGAGTGGACACCAACGAGATTGCACCTCTGGAG ACGCCCCACCAGATGCCTGCCAGGTCTCCTTTGATGCAGTCGCCACCATACGCGGCGAACTCTTCTTCTTCAAGGCAGGCTTTGTATGGCGGCTGCGCGGGGGCCGGCTGCAGCCCGGCTACCCTGCGCTGGCCTCGCGCCACTGGCAGGGGCTGCCCACCTCCGTGGATGCAGCCTTCGAGGATGCCCAGGGCCACATCTGGTTCTTCCAAG GAGCTCAATACTGGGTATACGATGGTGAGAAGCCAGTCCTGGGCCCCGCGCCCCTTTCTGAGCTGGGCCTGCTGGGGTCCCTGGTCCACGCCGCCCTGGTCTGGGGCCCCGAGAAGAACAAGATCTACTTCTTCCGAGGCGGAGACTACTGGCGCTTCCACCCCAGCACCCGCCGCGTGGACAGCCCCGTGCCCCGCCGGGCCACCGACTGGCGAGGGGTGCCCTCTGAGATCGACGCTGCCTTCCAGGATGCTGACG GTTTCAAGGAACTCAGCAGTGGCCAAGGTCTGCCCACCGGGACTTCCCCCCGTGTCCACTCGCCCGGCCTGA
- the MMP11 gene encoding stromelysin-3 isoform X1, which produces MAWAARLRGAATRALLLPLLLLLLPPPPLLARAPRSPDAHRRHPVRRGPQPWREAPPSSPAPAPTAQEAPQPAAGPRPPRCGVPDPLDGPSARNRQKRFVLSGGRWEKTDLTYRILRFPWQLVREQVRQTVAEALQVWSDVTPLTFTEVHEGHADIIIDFTRYWHGDNLPFDGPGGILAHAFFPKTHREGDVHFDYDETWTIGDNQGTDLLQVAAHEFGHVLGLQHTTAAKALMSPFYTFRYPLSLSPDDRRGIQHLYGRPRLAPTSRPPDLGPGAGVDTNEIAPLEPDAPPDACQVSFDAVATIRGELFFFKAGFVWRLRGGRLQPGYPALASRHWQGLPTSVDAAFEDAQGHIWFFQGAQYWVYDGEKPVLGPAPLSELGLLGSLVHAALVWGPEKNKIYFFRGGDYWRFHPSTRRVDSPVPRRATDWRGVPSEIDAAFQDADGFKELSSGQGLPTGTSPRVHSPGLTLLSPQAMPTSCEAASTGSLTL; this is translated from the exons ATGGCTTGGGCCGCCCGGCTCCGCGGCGCGGCCACGCGCGCCCTCCTGctcccgctgctgctgctgctgctcccgccgccgccgctgctggcCCGGGCCCCGCGGTCGCCG GATGCCCACCGCCGCCACCCAGTGAGGAGGGGGCCGCAGCCCTGGCGTGAAGCTCCTCCCAGCAGCCCGGCACCTGCCCCGACTGCCCAGGAGGcccctcagcctgccgccggccCCAGACCTCCCCGCTGCGGCGTGCCTGACCCGCTGGACGGGCCAAGCGCCCGCAACCGACAAAAGCGGTTCGTGCTTTCTGGCGGGCGCTGGGAGAAGACGGACCTCACCTACAG gatCCTCCGGTTCCCATGGCAGCTGGTGCGGGAACAGGTGCGGCAGACGGTGGCAGAGGCCCTACAGGTATGGAGTGATGTGACGCCACTCACCTTTACCGAGGTGCACGAGGGCCACGCTGACATCATAATTGACTTCACCAG GTACTGGCATGGGGACAACCTGCCGTTTGATGGACCTGGGGGCATCCTGGCCCACGCCTTCTTCCCCAAGACCCACCGAGAAGGGGATGTCCACTTCGACTATGACGAGACCTGGACAATCGGGGACAACCAGG GCACAGACCTCCTGCAGGTGGCAGCCCACGAATTTGGCCATGTGCTAGGGCTGCAGCACACGACAGCTGCTAAGGCCCTCATGTCCCCTTTCTACACCTTCCGATACCCGCTGAGCCTCAGCCCAGATGACCGCAGGGGCATCCAGCACCTCTACGGCCGGCCTCGGCTAGCCCCCACCTCTAGGCCCCCAGACCTGGGCCCCGGGGCCGGAGTGGACACCAACGAGATTGCACCTCTGGAG CCAGACGCCCCACCAGATGCCTGCCAGGTCTCCTTTGATGCAGTCGCCACCATACGCGGCGAACTCTTCTTCTTCAAGGCAGGCTTTGTATGGCGGCTGCGCGGGGGCCGGCTGCAGCCCGGCTACCCTGCGCTGGCCTCGCGCCACTGGCAGGGGCTGCCCACCTCCGTGGATGCAGCCTTCGAGGATGCCCAGGGCCACATCTGGTTCTTCCAAG GAGCTCAATACTGGGTATACGATGGTGAGAAGCCAGTCCTGGGCCCCGCGCCCCTTTCTGAGCTGGGCCTGCTGGGGTCCCTGGTCCACGCCGCCCTGGTCTGGGGCCCCGAGAAGAACAAGATCTACTTCTTCCGAGGCGGAGACTACTGGCGCTTCCACCCCAGCACCCGCCGCGTGGACAGCCCCGTGCCCCGCCGGGCCACCGACTGGCGAGGGGTGCCCTCTGAGATCGACGCTGCCTTCCAGGATGCTGACG GTTTCAAGGAACTCAGCAGTGGCCAAGGTCTGCCCACCGGGACTTCCCCCCGTGTCCACTCGCCCGGCCTGACCCTCCTGTCTCCTCAGGCTATGCCTACTTCCTGCGAGGCCGCCTCTACTGGAAGTTTGACCCTGTGA
- the MMP11 gene encoding stromelysin-3 isoform X4: MAWAARLRGAATRALLLPLLLLLLPPPPLLARAPRSPDAHRRHPVRRGPQPWREAPPSSPAPAPTAQEAPQPAAGPRPPRCGVPDPLDGPSARNRQKRFVLSGGRWEKTDLTYRILRFPWQLVREQVRQTVAEALQVWSDVTPLTFTEVHEGHADIIIDFTRYWHGDNLPFDGPGGILAHAFFPKTHREGDVHFDYDETWTIGDNQGTDLLQVAAHEFGHVLGLQHTTAAKALMSPFYTFRYPLSLSPDDRRGIQHLYGRPRLAPTSRPPDLGPGAGVDTNEIAPLETPHQMPARSPLMQSPPYAANSSSSRQALYGGCAGAGCSPATLRWPRATGRGCPPPWMQPSRMPRATSGSSKELNTGYTMVRSQSWAPRPFLSWACWGPWSTPPWSGAPRRTRSTSSEAETTGASTPAPAAWTAPCPAGPPTGEGCPLRSTLPSRMLTAMPTSCEAASTGSLTL, encoded by the exons ATGGCTTGGGCCGCCCGGCTCCGCGGCGCGGCCACGCGCGCCCTCCTGctcccgctgctgctgctgctgctcccgccgccgccgctgctggcCCGGGCCCCGCGGTCGCCG GATGCCCACCGCCGCCACCCAGTGAGGAGGGGGCCGCAGCCCTGGCGTGAAGCTCCTCCCAGCAGCCCGGCACCTGCCCCGACTGCCCAGGAGGcccctcagcctgccgccggccCCAGACCTCCCCGCTGCGGCGTGCCTGACCCGCTGGACGGGCCAAGCGCCCGCAACCGACAAAAGCGGTTCGTGCTTTCTGGCGGGCGCTGGGAGAAGACGGACCTCACCTACAG gatCCTCCGGTTCCCATGGCAGCTGGTGCGGGAACAGGTGCGGCAGACGGTGGCAGAGGCCCTACAGGTATGGAGTGATGTGACGCCACTCACCTTTACCGAGGTGCACGAGGGCCACGCTGACATCATAATTGACTTCACCAG GTACTGGCATGGGGACAACCTGCCGTTTGATGGACCTGGGGGCATCCTGGCCCACGCCTTCTTCCCCAAGACCCACCGAGAAGGGGATGTCCACTTCGACTATGACGAGACCTGGACAATCGGGGACAACCAGG GCACAGACCTCCTGCAGGTGGCAGCCCACGAATTTGGCCATGTGCTAGGGCTGCAGCACACGACAGCTGCTAAGGCCCTCATGTCCCCTTTCTACACCTTCCGATACCCGCTGAGCCTCAGCCCAGATGACCGCAGGGGCATCCAGCACCTCTACGGCCGGCCTCGGCTAGCCCCCACCTCTAGGCCCCCAGACCTGGGCCCCGGGGCCGGAGTGGACACCAACGAGATTGCACCTCTGGAG ACGCCCCACCAGATGCCTGCCAGGTCTCCTTTGATGCAGTCGCCACCATACGCGGCGAACTCTTCTTCTTCAAGGCAGGCTTTGTATGGCGGCTGCGCGGGGGCCGGCTGCAGCCCGGCTACCCTGCGCTGGCCTCGCGCCACTGGCAGGGGCTGCCCACCTCCGTGGATGCAGCCTTCGAGGATGCCCAGGGCCACATCTGGTTCTTCCAAG GAGCTCAATACTGGGTATACGATGGTGAGAAGCCAGTCCTGGGCCCCGCGCCCCTTTCTGAGCTGGGCCTGCTGGGGTCCCTGGTCCACGCCGCCCTGGTCTGGGGCCCCGAGAAGAACAAGATCTACTTCTTCCGAGGCGGAGACTACTGGCGCTTCCACCCCAGCACCCGCCGCGTGGACAGCCCCGTGCCCCGCCGGGCCACCGACTGGCGAGGGGTGCCCTCTGAGATCGACGCTGCCTTCCAGGATGCTGACG GCTATGCCTACTTCCTGCGAGGCCGCCTCTACTGGAAGTTTGACCCTGTGA